Proteins co-encoded in one Alkalinema sp. FACHB-956 genomic window:
- a CDS encoding glycosyltransferase family 4 protein, which yields MQLLHSTNLSTLNTLQIGMEWFPERAGGLNRVFFDCIQHLPQAGINARGLVVGSPNIERDTNRIVSSFAPPSDSLLQRWYKQRLLAKRILLDQDYPLVVSHFALYTFPILDILGDRPLVTHFQGPWALESLVEHGGAKTMGIRLRQGLEQVCYNRTQKFIVLSQAFQNILHQEYHIPRERIHIIPPGVEMQHFNPNISLQQARTQLGWPQDRPIILSVRRLAKRMGLENLIAAIDKIRYSYPDVLLMIAGKGYLADTLQKQIQELNLEDHVQLLGFMPDEDLPVAYRAANFSVVPTVAYEGFGLIIIESLAAGTPVLGTPVDSIPEILSPLSQDCLFESASSQHLAQGIQEVLSGIRQLPNQQHCRDYVAANYTWPVIAQRIRSVYELAITDS from the coding sequence ATGCAGTTACTACACTCTACAAATTTATCCACGCTCAATACGCTCCAAATTGGTATGGAGTGGTTTCCTGAAAGAGCGGGAGGACTCAATCGGGTATTCTTTGACTGCATCCAACACTTGCCGCAAGCGGGTATCAATGCCCGAGGACTGGTTGTGGGATCTCCCAACATTGAACGAGATACGAATCGGATAGTCAGTAGCTTTGCCCCTCCCAGTGATTCTCTATTACAGCGCTGGTATAAGCAACGCTTGCTTGCCAAACGAATTCTATTAGATCAAGACTATCCCCTTGTGGTTTCTCATTTTGCTCTCTATACGTTCCCAATTTTAGATATATTGGGCGATCGCCCCCTTGTTACTCACTTCCAGGGCCCTTGGGCACTCGAAAGCTTAGTTGAACATGGGGGGGCTAAAACAATGGGAATTCGATTGCGACAGGGGCTTGAACAAGTTTGCTACAATCGAACTCAAAAATTTATTGTCCTTTCGCAAGCATTTCAGAACATATTGCATCAGGAATATCATATTCCTCGTGAGCGCATTCACATCATTCCCCCTGGTGTTGAGATGCAGCATTTTAATCCCAATATTTCACTGCAACAAGCTCGAACTCAACTGGGTTGGCCACAGGATCGCCCCATTATCTTGTCGGTACGACGGTTAGCCAAACGAATGGGATTGGAAAATCTGATTGCAGCGATTGACAAAATTCGTTATTCCTATCCCGATGTCTTGTTGATGATTGCAGGTAAAGGCTATCTAGCAGATACCCTACAAAAACAAATTCAAGAACTCAATCTTGAAGATCATGTCCAATTATTAGGATTTATGCCAGATGAAGATTTACCTGTAGCCTATCGCGCTGCTAATTTCTCTGTTGTGCCCACTGTAGCCTACGAAGGATTTGGTTTAATTATTATCGAATCGCTGGCTGCTGGAACTCCTGTTTTAGGTACTCCCGTCGATTCTATTCCGGAAATCCTCAGCCCGTTATCTCAGGATTGCCTATTTGAAAGTGCTTCCAGCCAACATCTGGCGCAGGGTATCCAAGAAGTATTATCCGGCATTCGTCAACTGCCTAATCAGCAACATTGCCGAGATTATGTTGCTGCGAATTATACTTGGCCTGTGATTGCTCAACGGATTCGATCGGTCTATGAACTGGCGATCACAGATTCATGA
- the asnB gene encoding asparagine synthase (glutamine-hydrolyzing), which translates to MCGIIGLIGTSSRTSLAQIEVARDRMWERGPDDAGLHQMGQAIFGFRRLAILDLSPAGHQPMVSSDGQVMLVFNGEIYNYQELRNQLKADYPFRSGTDTEVILNGYLAWGWERMLDRIDGMFAIAIWDNRTQTLYGARDRVGKKPFFYHYEDGTFSFASTLNSLRALLPQTPNVNPIALDAYLTYQAVPAPYSIFQGIHQLPPAHYLRYHYPTQKLSLERYWDVDYSQKTKQSEAEILEELDHLIRQAVRRRLMSDVPLGAFLSGGVDSSLVVAMMAQERQEPVDAVVIGFEDQAFDERNYARKVAQHLGHQVNLHEYVLQPDFLFKLPEIIGQYGQPLADVSIVPTYYVAKAAREHVTVALNGDGGDEVFAGYSRPVIARAAESYRRFLPPALRSALGQIFTDIQQGSLKNLGMLAQTGKTTAEAAFIYDRAFRSYRHQIYTPEFRQQLGNYHPDLLYSQVWNRARATDDVDRALYGDFSTYLPDQLLTKMDVSTMAFSLEARSPLLDKTLIEYSARIPTDLRIKGFTTKYLLKRLATRYVPAEVIYRRKRGFVMPASAWLTGHLANYLKVTLRSSAFQDRGWFEPTAIEQMLQEHFSGQVDWGQQLWTLLVLEIWAGMTLDRSFSNQDSLQVEI; encoded by the coding sequence ATGTGCGGAATTATCGGACTGATTGGAACTTCATCTCGTACTTCTCTTGCTCAAATAGAAGTAGCCCGCGATCGCATGTGGGAGCGTGGACCAGATGACGCTGGGCTTCACCAAATGGGGCAAGCCATCTTTGGGTTTCGTCGCCTTGCTATCCTCGACCTCAGCCCCGCTGGGCATCAACCCATGGTCAGCTCTGACGGTCAAGTCATGCTTGTCTTTAATGGAGAAATCTATAACTACCAAGAATTACGGAATCAGCTGAAAGCCGATTATCCCTTTCGTTCCGGTACGGATACTGAAGTCATCCTGAATGGCTACCTTGCTTGGGGATGGGAACGGATGCTCGATCGTATTGATGGCATGTTTGCGATTGCTATCTGGGATAATCGCACCCAAACCCTCTATGGAGCCCGCGATCGCGTTGGTAAAAAGCCTTTCTTCTATCATTATGAAGATGGAACCTTTAGTTTTGCCTCCACCCTTAATTCTCTCCGCGCGCTTCTACCCCAAACTCCAAATGTTAATCCGATCGCCCTGGATGCTTACCTCACCTACCAAGCCGTACCTGCTCCCTATTCTATTTTTCAAGGGATTCATCAACTTCCCCCAGCTCATTACCTCAGGTATCATTATCCTACTCAGAAACTCTCCCTTGAACGTTACTGGGATGTGGACTATAGCCAAAAAACTAAGCAATCAGAAGCAGAAATCCTGGAAGAATTAGATCATTTGATTCGTCAAGCTGTACGCCGTCGCTTGATGAGTGATGTCCCCCTAGGAGCCTTTCTCTCCGGTGGGGTAGACTCCAGTTTAGTTGTTGCCATGATGGCGCAGGAAAGACAAGAACCTGTGGATGCCGTGGTCATCGGTTTTGAGGATCAGGCATTTGACGAGCGCAACTATGCCCGTAAAGTAGCTCAACATTTGGGGCATCAAGTCAATTTGCATGAATATGTCCTGCAGCCCGATTTCCTGTTCAAGTTACCTGAAATTATTGGGCAGTATGGACAGCCCCTAGCAGATGTGTCGATTGTTCCCACCTACTATGTTGCCAAAGCAGCACGGGAGCATGTTACGGTTGCTTTGAATGGGGATGGGGGAGATGAAGTCTTTGCTGGATATTCCCGTCCAGTGATTGCAAGAGCTGCTGAGTCCTATCGTCGCTTTCTCCCCCCAGCACTCCGTAGCGCTTTAGGACAAATATTCACTGATATTCAACAGGGATCTTTGAAAAACCTAGGAATGCTAGCTCAAACAGGAAAGACTACCGCTGAGGCAGCGTTTATCTACGATCGTGCCTTTCGCTCCTATCGTCATCAAATTTATACCCCAGAATTTCGTCAGCAGCTAGGCAATTACCATCCTGATTTACTCTATAGCCAGGTTTGGAACCGTGCTAGAGCAACCGATGATGTTGATCGCGCTTTATATGGTGACTTTAGCACTTACTTACCTGATCAACTGCTGACTAAAATGGATGTCTCAACAATGGCGTTTTCACTGGAAGCGAGATCGCCATTGCTCGATAAAACATTGATCGAATATTCTGCCCGCATTCCCACCGATCTTCGGATCAAAGGATTTACCACTAAATATTTACTGAAGCGCCTTGCAACTCGCTATGTTCCAGCAGAGGTGATTTATCGCCGTAAGCGTGGATTTGTTATGCCTGCAAGTGCTTGGCTTACAGGTCATCTTGCTAACTACTTGAAAGTCACTTTGCGTAGTTCTGCCTTTCAGGATCGTGGCTGGTTTGAGCCAACTGCAATTGAACAGATGTTGCAAGAACATTTTTCTGGTCAAGTAGATTGGGGTCAGCAACTCTGGACATTATTGGTTTTGGAAATTTGGGCAGGTATGACCTTGGATAGATCGTTTAGCAATCAAGATAGCCTACAGGTTGAGATATAA
- a CDS encoding methyltransferase domain-containing protein, whose product MDDIVDEITQFTQLEREEVKQRVWQEALTIGWNVCQDAEKYHITPHHYDGSMEDLYRDSHAFIFETMVYWARSGRQNLTNILIDRIQNYARETSQDQKQLKILILGDGSGNDSICLANSGFTVYYLDFPGSQNYRFVSKRFEAYGLLNSSIHIISNYDDLLDGSFDVVISIDVLEHLPNPLKAVADIAAMLTFGGIALISDAFGDVTTNLPTHLGANLKYHGATPFIFLKRGLVLTWTNASFTPMEFQNRSDQWNLHDWFSLGLQKPVLMFYLIAKFGRWKRLFKNWLGV is encoded by the coding sequence ATGGATGACATTGTAGATGAGATTACTCAGTTCACTCAACTAGAGCGAGAAGAGGTGAAGCAGCGAGTTTGGCAAGAAGCCTTAACAATTGGATGGAATGTCTGTCAAGATGCGGAAAAGTATCACATTACACCTCATCACTATGACGGTTCCATGGAAGATCTCTATCGAGATAGTCATGCATTCATATTTGAGACGATGGTCTATTGGGCAAGATCGGGACGACAGAACTTGACTAATATCCTAATTGACCGCATTCAGAATTATGCTAGGGAAACCAGTCAGGATCAGAAACAACTTAAGATTTTGATCCTAGGGGATGGTTCAGGTAATGATTCCATTTGCTTAGCCAATTCAGGTTTTACAGTTTACTATTTAGACTTTCCAGGGAGCCAAAATTATCGGTTTGTTTCAAAACGCTTTGAAGCCTATGGTTTGCTCAACTCATCCATCCATATTATCAGTAACTATGATGATTTATTAGATGGTTCTTTTGATGTTGTGATTTCTATTGACGTACTTGAGCATTTGCCAAATCCGCTAAAAGCAGTAGCGGATATAGCTGCCATGTTGACTTTTGGGGGGATTGCCTTAATCTCTGATGCCTTCGGTGATGTGACTACTAATCTGCCAACTCATCTGGGGGCAAATCTCAAATACCATGGTGCTACTCCGTTTATTTTCCTGAAACGTGGTCTAGTATTGACTTGGACTAATGCTTCATTTACGCCCATGGAGTTTCAGAATCGGTCAGATCAATGGAATCTGCATGACTGGTTCTCACTAGGCTTACAAAAACCTGTTTTGATGTTTTACCTGATTGCTAAGTTTGGGCGTTGGAAACGACTTTTCAAGAACTGGTTGGGAGTGTAG
- a CDS encoding O-antigen ligase family protein, protein MLTPLFARLVDYRSGWDPQRIILIAPYLITFIPLLSILSNIPKLNRMGATPLLLAGAGVLYATLIGLLRNPPFGVFRTMLDWLSPIVFALYYLQNWRYYPEYSKTIRQVFLWGVLITGVYGVYQYLVAPEWDALWLRESQLSSAGLPEPLKMRIWSTMHSPGAFAVFIMAGLLFLLTSSSPFAIPISGVGYLAILLSLVRTAWLGWGAGLLMLVTSLKPKFQARLLFSIVLIIMCAIPLVTMDPFAETINTRIETLTDPQDNSLTGRMEIYDTGLFSALLNPVGNGLGSSWIEQNGKIISLVVDSGFIDLFLSLGWIGAIPYLIGLLISLLSAAKIKQRWVADSFLSTGFAISVIGCLQMWVTTTLTSLSGIAAWSFLGLILAGEHYYKSKMRSAQLISDVPLASIHSSP, encoded by the coding sequence ATGCTCACACCTCTATTCGCCCGTCTAGTGGATTATCGTAGTGGCTGGGATCCCCAACGAATTATTTTAATTGCTCCCTATCTCATCACCTTCATTCCACTGTTAAGTATTCTCTCCAACATCCCAAAGCTTAACCGAATGGGAGCAACACCCTTACTTCTAGCAGGAGCTGGCGTTCTATATGCAACGTTAATTGGTTTACTACGCAATCCCCCCTTTGGGGTCTTTCGCACCATGTTGGATTGGCTCTCACCGATCGTCTTTGCACTCTACTATCTGCAAAACTGGCGATACTATCCTGAGTATTCAAAAACGATTCGACAAGTGTTTCTCTGGGGGGTTCTGATTACAGGCGTGTATGGTGTTTATCAATATTTAGTTGCTCCAGAATGGGATGCTCTTTGGTTGAGGGAGTCGCAGCTCTCCAGTGCAGGGCTGCCCGAACCACTGAAGATGCGAATTTGGAGTACGATGCATTCACCGGGTGCTTTCGCTGTCTTTATTATGGCTGGACTTTTATTTTTGCTCACTAGTTCCTCACCCTTCGCTATCCCTATCAGTGGAGTTGGTTATCTTGCAATTTTGCTATCTCTGGTACGAACTGCATGGTTGGGCTGGGGAGCAGGTCTACTGATGCTGGTAACTTCGCTCAAACCAAAATTTCAAGCAAGATTGCTCTTCTCCATTGTTCTCATTATTATGTGTGCCATTCCGCTCGTCACTATGGATCCCTTTGCAGAGACAATTAACACGCGCATTGAGACCCTAACCGATCCGCAAGATAATAGTTTAACTGGACGGATGGAGATTTATGATACTGGATTATTTAGTGCCCTGCTGAATCCAGTGGGCAATGGCCTCGGTTCTTCTTGGATTGAGCAGAATGGGAAAATAATTTCCCTAGTTGTGGATAGTGGATTCATTGACTTGTTTCTGAGTCTAGGGTGGATTGGTGCAATTCCTTATCTGATTGGCCTGCTAATTTCCTTGTTGAGCGCTGCCAAAATTAAGCAGCGATGGGTAGCCGATTCTTTTCTGAGTACAGGATTTGCTATCAGTGTCATTGGCTGTCTGCAAATGTGGGTGACTACGACACTGACGAGCCTCTCTGGCATCGCTGCATGGAGTTTTCTAGGACTCATTTTAGCTGGAGAGCATTACTACAAGTCCAAAATGAGATCGGCGCAACTTATCTCTGATGTGCCATTGGCTTCCATCCATTCGTCTCCATAG
- a CDS encoding glycosyltransferase family 2 protein: protein MQSSPPTVAVCIPTYNQAQYLRLAVESICQQTYPNLEVWVSDDASTDDTQDVMAQLCQQYQQVHYYRQPKNLGIAGNNSWLLRQPQTDYIIRLDSDDLLLPDYVTTLLALLEKYPDAGYAHAAVQEIDQFGNQRGIRRVHRSHEYHDGDTALKASVTGYRVAANICMFRAPVLRELNFYEGRPDFAEDYDLSVRIADAGYGNVYSPKILSCYRVWTDAQGTRPRRKGLEIRGLIRTFEETMIPAFQRRGWNTQPIWRSRRSLALNHAASCYEPWFTSQEKAELTRLLLELGDCLELRLRLQAIQLGLGPLFSQIHRINLTMKGIVKGVLARA from the coding sequence ATGCAATCGTCTCCCCCAACCGTTGCTGTGTGTATCCCAACCTATAACCAAGCCCAATACCTACGCTTGGCAGTTGAAAGCATTTGCCAGCAAACCTATCCCAATCTAGAAGTCTGGGTTTCAGACGATGCGAGTACTGACGATACTCAAGATGTAATGGCCCAACTCTGCCAACAGTATCAACAAGTTCACTATTATCGTCAACCCAAAAACCTAGGCATTGCAGGAAATAACTCTTGGCTTTTGCGTCAGCCCCAGACCGACTATATCATTCGTCTAGACTCCGATGACTTACTCTTGCCAGACTACGTCACCACATTACTGGCACTCCTCGAAAAATATCCAGATGCTGGTTATGCCCATGCTGCTGTGCAGGAAATTGACCAATTTGGTAACCAACGAGGCATTCGGAGAGTCCATCGCTCCCATGAATATCATGATGGCGATACAGCACTCAAAGCATCTGTAACTGGCTATCGAGTGGCAGCTAATATCTGTATGTTTCGTGCTCCTGTTCTTCGAGAACTTAATTTCTATGAGGGGCGTCCTGACTTCGCTGAAGACTATGATCTCTCGGTCAGAATCGCGGATGCAGGCTATGGAAATGTCTACTCCCCAAAAATTTTGTCTTGCTACCGAGTTTGGACAGATGCTCAAGGAACTCGCCCTAGGCGCAAAGGATTAGAAATTCGCGGGCTGATCAGAACCTTTGAAGAAACTATGATTCCTGCCTTTCAGCGTCGTGGCTGGAACACTCAACCAATCTGGCGATCGCGCAGAAGTCTAGCCCTAAATCATGCAGCATCCTGTTATGAACCCTGGTTTACCTCCCAAGAAAAAGCGGAACTCACTCGCCTCCTGCTGGAATTAGGAGATTGCTTAGAACTGCGACTAAGATTACAAGCAATTCAACTCGGTTTGGGCCCACTATTTTCCCAGATTCACCGGATCAACCTCACGATGAAAGGAATAGTAAAAGGAGTTTTGGCACGAGCCTAG
- a CDS encoding glycosyltransferase family 4 protein: protein MKACIVTHKVAKGDGQGRVNYEVAREVLHRGHRLTLLASSIAPELQDHPNLNWIKISVASLPTELFKNLAFMHHSHQWLKQNAHHYDVTKINGTITSYPADVNAVHFVHSAWLQSSVHPAQIHRNLYGSYQWLYSKFNALLEHPILSQARTVVAVSQKVGQELTEIGISPSQIQVIFNGVDLDEFHPGQSDRSQWQLPNSVPLALFAGDIRSNRKNLDTILKALQQVPELHLAVVGNPEQSPFPQMAINLGVSNRTYFLGYRRDLPAIMRAVDFFIFPSRYEACTLVVLEAMASGLPVITAKTTGGSEIIHPDCGIVLPDSEDSVAIAEAAHKLMTQSNLRHQMGQTARKIAEQYSWSTMAKHYVDLFEFIHQQKLQRE from the coding sequence ATGAAAGCTTGTATTGTTACTCACAAAGTCGCTAAAGGAGATGGGCAAGGACGAGTCAATTACGAAGTGGCTCGTGAGGTCTTGCATCGTGGTCATCGACTGACTCTACTAGCCAGTAGCATCGCGCCTGAGCTACAAGATCACCCTAATCTCAATTGGATCAAGATTTCCGTTGCAAGTCTCCCAACAGAGTTATTCAAAAATCTCGCCTTCATGCATCACAGTCACCAGTGGCTGAAGCAGAATGCTCATCATTATGATGTCACTAAGATTAACGGCACCATTACATCCTATCCGGCAGATGTCAATGCAGTTCACTTTGTCCATAGTGCTTGGCTGCAATCCTCTGTCCATCCCGCTCAAATTCATCGCAACCTGTATGGCAGCTATCAATGGTTATACAGCAAATTTAATGCACTCCTAGAGCATCCCATCCTCAGTCAAGCAAGAACTGTTGTGGCCGTCTCTCAAAAAGTGGGACAGGAACTCACTGAAATTGGCATCAGCCCATCCCAGATTCAAGTCATTTTTAATGGCGTTGACCTCGATGAATTTCATCCGGGTCAGTCCGATCGCAGCCAATGGCAGTTACCCAATTCGGTTCCCCTTGCGCTTTTCGCTGGCGATATTCGATCGAACCGAAAAAATTTAGATACCATTCTCAAAGCCCTTCAACAGGTTCCTGAGCTACATCTGGCAGTGGTCGGCAATCCTGAGCAGAGTCCTTTCCCACAGATGGCGATCAACTTGGGAGTCAGCAATCGAACCTACTTTTTGGGATACCGCCGCGACCTGCCAGCCATCATGCGAGCCGTTGATTTCTTCATCTTTCCATCCCGATATGAAGCCTGCACACTCGTAGTATTAGAAGCCATGGCATCCGGTCTGCCTGTGATTACTGCAAAAACGACAGGTGGCTCGGAAATTATTCACCCCGATTGTGGCATTGTGTTACCTGATTCCGAAGACTCGGTGGCGATCGCGGAAGCTGCTCACAAACTGATGACACAATCCAATTTAAGACATCAGATGGGGCAGACTGCTCGCAAGATTGCCGAACAATACAGTTGGTCAACCATGGCAAAACACTACGTTGATTTATTTGAGTTCATCCATCAGCAAAAGCTACAGAGAGAGTAG
- a CDS encoding glycosyltransferase family 2 protein, whose protein sequence is MKVSVLVPTYRRCRDLARCLEALKQQSCHADEVLVVVRDTDDETHEFLRSFTAEALPLQVVNVWLPGQVAALNGGMAVARGDIIAITDDDAAPAPTWLEQIKGHYLSDSTVGGVGGRDWVYLGDRLLEGSENQVGILQWFGRVVGNHHIGIGEAREVDILKGANMSYRREAIEGLRFDDRLKGQGAQVHNDLAFSLSVKRRCWKLIYDPAVAVNHYPAQRFDDDQRGSFNAIATINQSHNEVLALLDYLSPLRRLIFLIWSNLIGTRTNPGLIQVLRLFPQEGWLAVQKGWSCLVGRWQGLQTWMNSHPS, encoded by the coding sequence ATGAAAGTATCGGTTCTGGTTCCAACTTATCGACGTTGCCGAGATTTGGCGCGCTGCCTCGAAGCCCTCAAACAGCAGTCTTGTCATGCTGATGAGGTTTTAGTTGTGGTGCGTGATACCGATGATGAAACTCATGAATTTCTACGGAGTTTTACCGCTGAGGCATTGCCTCTGCAAGTGGTTAATGTGTGGCTGCCGGGACAAGTAGCGGCCTTGAATGGGGGGATGGCTGTTGCACGGGGCGATATAATTGCCATTACTGATGATGATGCTGCTCCTGCACCGACTTGGTTAGAGCAAATTAAAGGGCATTATCTCTCTGATTCAACTGTGGGTGGTGTGGGTGGTCGGGACTGGGTTTATTTAGGCGATCGACTCCTAGAGGGATCTGAAAATCAGGTTGGTATTCTTCAATGGTTTGGGCGAGTCGTGGGCAATCATCACATTGGAATTGGAGAGGCCCGCGAAGTTGACATCCTCAAAGGTGCCAATATGAGCTATCGACGGGAAGCGATCGAAGGACTACGGTTTGACGATCGTCTGAAAGGACAAGGTGCACAGGTGCATAACGATCTGGCGTTCAGTCTCTCAGTCAAACGTCGATGCTGGAAACTCATCTACGATCCCGCCGTTGCTGTCAACCACTACCCTGCTCAACGGTTTGATGATGATCAGCGCGGTAGCTTCAATGCGATCGCTACCATTAATCAATCCCATAATGAAGTGTTAGCCTTGCTCGACTATCTTTCTCCTTTACGTCGTTTAATTTTCCTGATCTGGTCAAATCTGATTGGAACAAGAACCAATCCTGGTCTGATCCAAGTCTTACGACTATTCCCTCAAGAAGGCTGGCTAGCCGTCCAGAAAGGATGGTCATGCCTAGTGGGTCGCTGGCAAGGGTTGCAAACCTGGATGAACTCCCATCCCTCATAA
- a CDS encoding glycosyltransferase family 2 protein: protein MNSLISICIPTYKRPDLLLCAVQSCLNQTYHNIEIIISDDSPDELSEVAIVQLQRSDRIRYYRNAQPLGQAGNVNQLFYLAQGDRLVLIHDDDWLLEDAVSTLIQVWDDHPDLVACFGKQFVASMDGKILEKDSNQLNCHYFRSEKYAGLQSSSQWSALMGQFPNNGYMILTEVARAVGYRDGATVGDACDYDFGLRIAKNQSAFYFIDKYVSAYRLTDNSILRNNNYSDITFNLVKELDLPASIEPSRRERLQQYASPAVSKLLKKGRKKQALAIYMSDHYTLQNRLSVKGFIHFVLLCLPGNLLPVVENMLNFCW, encoded by the coding sequence ATGAATTCGCTGATTTCTATTTGTATTCCGACCTATAAACGCCCTGATTTGCTGCTTTGTGCGGTTCAGTCCTGTTTGAATCAAACCTATCACAATATTGAAATTATTATTTCTGATGATTCGCCGGATGAATTGTCAGAGGTGGCCATTGTTCAGTTGCAGCGATCGGATAGAATTCGGTACTATCGTAATGCTCAACCACTGGGGCAAGCGGGTAATGTAAATCAACTCTTCTACTTAGCGCAAGGAGATCGGCTTGTCTTAATTCATGATGATGACTGGTTGCTCGAAGATGCGGTGAGTACTTTGATCCAAGTTTGGGATGACCATCCTGACTTAGTCGCTTGTTTTGGTAAACAGTTTGTGGCCAGCATGGATGGTAAAATTCTGGAGAAAGATTCCAACCAACTGAATTGTCATTATTTTCGATCCGAAAAGTATGCCGGATTACAGTCATCCTCGCAGTGGTCAGCCCTGATGGGTCAATTTCCAAATAACGGTTATATGATTTTAACGGAAGTTGCACGAGCAGTCGGCTACCGTGATGGTGCAACAGTTGGAGATGCTTGTGACTATGATTTTGGCCTACGGATTGCCAAAAATCAGTCAGCTTTCTATTTCATTGACAAATATGTTTCCGCATATCGGTTGACCGATAATTCAATTTTGAGAAATAACAACTATAGTGATATTACGTTTAACTTAGTTAAAGAGCTTGACTTGCCAGCCTCGATCGAACCTTCGAGAAGAGAAAGGCTCCAACAATACGCTTCACCAGCGGTGAGTAAGTTGCTGAAAAAAGGCAGAAAAAAACAAGCCTTAGCAATATATATGTCTGATCACTATACGTTACAGAATCGTTTGTCAGTCAAAGGATTTATCCACTTTGTGTTGCTTTGTCTGCCGGGTAACTTACTCCCTGTTGTCGAAAATATGTTGAATTTCTGTTGGTAG
- a CDS encoding glycosyltransferase, with protein sequence MNKPKFTFCIPNRNKIKYLPACIESMLAQTCQDWQCVFIDGNSDDGSWEYMQQFVHDPRFLLKRGLGQGMYADWNYSLEHVDTEYFYILTSDDICYPSLVDSTVNMLDQHPDVDICHFQYALIDQEGDMLYDPDEYVCNRFPIYAEVNRSPHRRSGLCEVFMHYMYGTIYMTITSLVFRRNLIAKMGGFSSQYGSVGDYDWSMRLGLFSDVIYLPQLLATWRLYPEQATALADGLQGSINYIEIAKKNLAALESSMNIRSVPKPLDFRKLLSKNLDQYIHERLLLAFSKPDPVHCAVNIYEICRTDSTYPFRKLLRRLRSVSYKAELTQSAGQLIEQYGLDWPPVNILDPASEIVPTQ encoded by the coding sequence ATGAACAAGCCAAAATTTACGTTCTGTATCCCGAACCGGAATAAGATCAAGTATTTGCCCGCTTGTATTGAAAGTATGTTGGCACAAACCTGTCAAGATTGGCAATGTGTTTTTATTGATGGTAACTCCGATGATGGTAGTTGGGAATATATGCAGCAATTTGTCCATGATCCACGATTCTTGCTCAAGCGGGGTCTGGGGCAGGGCATGTATGCAGATTGGAACTACAGCCTAGAGCATGTCGATACCGAATATTTCTATATCCTTACGAGTGACGATATTTGTTATCCGTCATTAGTGGATAGTACGGTGAATATGCTTGATCAGCATCCTGATGTCGATATCTGTCATTTTCAATACGCATTGATTGATCAAGAGGGTGATATGCTATACGACCCAGATGAATATGTATGTAACCGATTTCCGATCTATGCGGAAGTGAACCGATCTCCCCATCGCAGATCGGGATTGTGTGAAGTATTCATGCATTACATGTATGGCACTATTTATATGACGATTACTTCGTTGGTATTTAGAAGGAATCTGATTGCGAAAATGGGCGGTTTTTCATCGCAATATGGCTCTGTGGGTGACTATGATTGGTCAATGCGTCTGGGGCTATTTTCCGATGTGATTTATTTGCCTCAGCTTCTAGCGACTTGGCGGCTCTATCCCGAACAAGCTACTGCTCTCGCTGATGGACTCCAAGGCTCAATAAACTATATCGAAATTGCCAAGAAAAATCTGGCTGCTTTAGAATCTAGTATGAATATAAGATCGGTTCCGAAACCTCTCGATTTCCGGAAGCTGTTGTCGAAAAATCTCGATCAATATATTCATGAAAGGTTGTTACTGGCTTTCAGTAAGCCTGATCCAGTTCATTGTGCGGTGAATATCTATGAGATCTGCCGCACTGATTCCACTTATCCTTTCCGGAAATTATTAAGACGCCTACGATCTGTCTCCTATAAAGCCGAACTTACACAATCGGCTGGTCAACTCATTGAACAATATGGCTTAGATTGGCCGCCAGTGAATATCTTAGACCCTGCTAGTGAGATTGTCCCCACTCAATAA